The sequence GGGTCCTGGTCGGCTTCAGTCGACGGACCGTCGATGGCATGGATGGCCGCGTGCAAGGTATGCCACGGCAGGATCGCGCACTTCACGCGGACCGGCAGGTCGGCGATGCCGGCAAAGACTTTCAGCCGGCCCAACTGGTGCTCGCTGTTCATGTCGAGTTTGCCGGTCGTCATCGCGACAAATTCACGGATCAATAGCTCGGCATCGGCCTGGGATTTTCCCTTGACAGCAACCGTCATCATCGACGCCGATGACTTGCAGATCGCGCAGGCTTCGCCTTCAAAGCCAACCTGCTCGATCGTCGTTCCCTGCATCACCAGGCTGACCTCGATATGGTCGCCGCACAGCGGATTGTGGCCGGCCGCGTGATGCGTGGCAGCCGCCAGCGCGCCAAAATTGCGCGGCTTGCGATTGTGTTCAAGGATCATTTCCTGATAGAGCGCTCTCGGATCAGCCATTACAAAAACACTTTCTGCACGGCCCGTATGCCGGCGATCAGGGCATCGACTTCAGCCATGGTGTTATAGAACGCGAACGAAGCGCGTGACGTGGCTGGCAGACCCAG comes from Actimicrobium sp. CCC2.4 and encodes:
- the sufU gene encoding Fe-S cluster assembly sulfur transfer protein SufU, with protein sequence MADPRALYQEMILEHNRKPRNFGALAAATHHAAGHNPLCGDHIEVSLVMQGTTIEQVGFEGEACAICKSSASMMTVAVKGKSQADAELLIREFVAMTTGKLDMNSEHQLGRLKVFAGIADLPVRVKCAILPWHTLHAAIHAIDGPSTEADQDPMHVMIGDA